In Haloarcula salinisoli, one genomic interval encodes:
- the thsA gene encoding thermosome subunit alpha, giving the protein MGGQPLFILDEDAQRTHGKDAQSSNISAGKAVSEAVRTTLGPRGMDKMLVSDSGDVVITNDGATILSEMDIEHPAAQMIVEVAQTQEDEVGDGTTTASVLAGELLAKAEDLLDDDVHPTTIVEGYHEAAGLAQEAIEAEVLDVELDDDTLVEVAESSMTGKGTGDVDAERLAEVIVDAVRHAKTDNGVLRDNIEVHTQTGAATSATELVEGVIIDDTPVHDNMPHSVEDADIAVLDAELDVKESNVDAQYNVTNVDQLNAALDAEEQELSGYAEAVVDSGADVVFVTDDVADRVASQLAKAGVLAVESVSSGTAKDIVETTGAKRVGSVEDLDSDALGFAESVGVEKHGDEEVTFIQGGAAAEKVTVFARGSTEHVVDEIERALNDALDVTIAALDAGGVVPGAGATEIAAADHIRSKAASIEGRKQLAVEAFADAIDVLPRTLAENTGLDAIDALVDLRSRHESEGIAGVISEGQTGVVDNPIEYGILDPAAVKREAVDSATEAATMIVRIDDVISSS; this is encoded by the coding sequence ATGGGCGGCCAGCCCCTCTTCATTCTCGACGAGGACGCCCAGCGTACACACGGGAAGGACGCACAGTCGTCGAACATCTCTGCCGGCAAGGCCGTTAGCGAGGCCGTACGCACCACCCTCGGTCCCCGAGGCATGGACAAGATGCTCGTCTCCGACAGCGGCGACGTCGTCATCACGAACGACGGCGCGACCATCCTCTCGGAGATGGACATCGAACACCCGGCCGCACAGATGATCGTCGAAGTCGCCCAGACCCAGGAGGACGAGGTCGGCGACGGGACGACCACGGCGTCGGTTCTGGCCGGTGAACTGCTCGCGAAGGCCGAGGACCTGCTCGACGACGACGTCCACCCGACGACCATCGTCGAGGGCTACCACGAGGCCGCGGGTCTGGCCCAGGAGGCTATCGAGGCCGAAGTACTCGACGTCGAACTCGACGACGACACGCTCGTCGAGGTCGCCGAGTCCTCCATGACCGGCAAGGGCACCGGCGACGTCGACGCCGAGCGACTCGCCGAGGTCATCGTCGACGCGGTGCGCCACGCCAAGACCGACAACGGGGTCCTGCGTGACAACATCGAGGTCCACACCCAGACCGGCGCGGCCACCTCCGCGACGGAGCTCGTCGAGGGCGTCATCATCGACGACACGCCCGTCCACGACAACATGCCCCACTCGGTCGAGGACGCAGACATCGCCGTCCTCGACGCCGAACTCGACGTCAAGGAGAGCAACGTCGACGCCCAGTACAACGTCACCAACGTCGACCAGCTCAACGCCGCCTTAGACGCCGAGGAGCAGGAGCTGTCGGGGTACGCGGAAGCGGTCGTCGACTCGGGCGCTGACGTCGTCTTCGTCACCGACGACGTCGCGGACCGCGTCGCCTCCCAGCTGGCGAAAGCCGGCGTGCTGGCCGTCGAGAGTGTCAGCTCCGGCACCGCGAAGGACATCGTCGAGACCACCGGCGCCAAGCGCGTCGGCTCCGTCGAGGACCTCGATTCCGACGCGCTTGGCTTTGCCGAGTCTGTCGGCGTCGAGAAGCACGGCGACGAGGAGGTCACCTTCATCCAGGGCGGCGCCGCCGCGGAGAAGGTCACCGTCTTCGCGCGTGGCTCGACCGAGCACGTCGTCGACGAGATTGAGCGCGCGCTCAACGACGCACTCGACGTGACCATCGCCGCCCTCGACGCCGGCGGCGTCGTTCCCGGCGCCGGCGCGACCGAGATCGCCGCCGCCGACCACATCCGCTCGAAGGCCGCCTCCATCGAGGGCCGCAAACAGCTCGCTGTCGAGGCGTTCGCCGACGCTATCGACGTCCTCCCGCGCACGCTCGCGGAGAACACCGGCCTCGACGCCATCGACGCCCTGGTCGACCTGCGCTCGCGCCACGAGAGCGAGGGCATCGCCGGTGTCATCAGCGAGGGCCAGACGGGCGTCGTCGACAACCCCATCGAGTACGGTATCCTCGACCCCGCCGCGGTCAAGCGCGAAGCGGTCGACTCGGCCACCGAGGCCGCGACGATGATCGTCCGCATCGACGACGTCATCTCGTCGAGCTAA
- a CDS encoding amidohydrolase family protein, with protein sequence MLELEHGFRVVDVHARVEPDEQRRPRPGLGDPEQLEREMHQAGVVRAVVYPGAREGDYLTANNAVARMSVGRPLVAFARIDGAREPGGGAGSRLRNLAGRGGGDHTTPEDIEQYAYDDRFYGFKLHPGKDGLPTEAVLEQLADVALPVLVHGGEDVPPSAIADELLGYDIPVILAHFGAHPLRVGLMDEAIALLSDHDQLYLDTSVVRYRDPLERAIREHPDRVLFGSGSPHTHPNVAVMEILTLDVPEDAMKKVFSNNAGRVVDPLAPRQF encoded by the coding sequence ATGCTGGAGCTGGAGCACGGCTTTCGAGTAGTGGACGTTCACGCACGCGTGGAACCGGACGAACAGCGCCGGCCACGACCCGGGCTGGGCGACCCCGAACAGCTCGAACGGGAGATGCACCAGGCCGGGGTCGTCCGTGCCGTCGTCTATCCGGGCGCCCGCGAGGGTGATTATCTGACGGCCAACAACGCCGTCGCGCGAATGTCGGTCGGCCGCCCACTGGTGGCCTTCGCCCGTATCGACGGTGCCCGCGAACCGGGCGGCGGCGCCGGCTCGCGGCTCCGGAACCTCGCCGGACGGGGCGGCGGGGACCACACGACACCCGAAGACATCGAGCAGTACGCCTACGACGACCGCTTCTACGGCTTCAAGCTCCACCCGGGGAAGGACGGGCTGCCGACCGAGGCCGTCCTCGAACAGCTGGCCGACGTCGCCCTGCCGGTGCTCGTCCACGGCGGCGAGGACGTTCCCCCGTCGGCTATCGCCGACGAGCTGCTGGGCTACGACATCCCCGTCATCCTCGCCCACTTCGGTGCCCACCCGCTGCGCGTGGGGCTGATGGACGAGGCCATCGCCCTGCTTTCCGACCACGACCAGCTCTATCTGGACACGAGCGTCGTCCGCTACCGGGACCCGCTGGAGCGGGCGATTCGCGAACACCCCGACCGGGTGCTGTTTGGCAGCGGCTCGCCACACACCCACCCGAACGTCGCAGTGATGGAGATTCTCACGCTGGACGTCCCCGAAGACGCGATGAAGAAGGTGTTCTCGAACAACGCCGGCCGGGTCGTCGACCCGCTCGCACCCCGGCAGTTCTAG
- a CDS encoding SAM hydrolase/SAM-dependent halogenase family protein: MITLTSDFGSPYPAAMKGVICQHSDARLVDIAHDLPRQDVRAAAFWLTQTLPYFPPAVHCVVVDPGVGTDRAALALRAGDHALVGPDNGVLLPAARRLADEVEVFRWAYEDPESATFHGRDVFAPAAATVHNHGVAGLDELPRASRTDGYVDRRFPDPTVDRDGARGEVLVVDEFGNAITNVSGEELRAHGGETVTVNGLRAPVRRAYAGVEAGEPLVTVGSHGNVELAVNRGRGDDAFGVAAGDDIELRW, translated from the coding sequence ATGATAACGCTCACCTCCGACTTCGGTTCCCCCTATCCCGCGGCGATGAAAGGCGTCATCTGCCAGCACAGCGACGCCCGCCTCGTGGATATCGCCCACGACCTCCCCAGACAGGACGTGCGGGCGGCGGCGTTCTGGCTGACCCAGACGCTGCCGTATTTCCCCCCGGCGGTCCACTGCGTCGTCGTCGACCCCGGCGTCGGCACCGACCGCGCCGCGCTGGCCCTCCGCGCCGGCGACCACGCCCTCGTCGGCCCCGACAACGGGGTCCTGCTCCCGGCCGCCCGGAGACTGGCTGACGAGGTGGAGGTGTTCCGCTGGGCCTACGAGGACCCCGAGAGCGCGACGTTCCACGGCCGGGACGTCTTTGCCCCCGCCGCGGCGACCGTCCACAACCACGGCGTGGCCGGGCTGGACGAGCTGCCGCGGGCCTCCCGGACCGACGGCTACGTCGACCGCCGCTTCCCGGACCCGACGGTCGACCGCGACGGCGCTCGCGGCGAAGTACTCGTCGTCGACGAGTTCGGCAACGCCATCACCAACGTCTCCGGCGAGGAGCTACGGGCCCACGGTGGCGAGACGGTCACGGTGAACGGGCTTCGAGCGCCGGTGCGACGGGCCTACGCCGGCGTCGAGGCCGGCGAACCGCTGGTCACCGTCGGGAGCCACGGTAACGTCGAACTCGCGGTCAATCGGGGCCGTGGCGACGACGCCTTCGGCGTCGCGGCGGGCGACGACATCGAGTTGCGCTGGTGA
- a CDS encoding glycosyltransferase family 2 protein, whose translation MELSVVVPTLNGREELAGCLDALAEQVPDAEVIVVNGPSADGTTGMVRDRSDVDVLVEIADRSVTVARNAGLDRATGDVVALVSHTLSVEDGWGEAVRAGIEAHAAVTGPTHEQLTAGMTTESKESRTIAGRAVTYFNAGNVAFRREALDALDGFDEYLQIGSSRDVAHRLAEREYTVGWDSGMCVRREFEADGGIRERNWHWKYRSLSYRLVKNYGVRPTVARRILSHAGSDAVQALKGVAKGNTAPSQWFSTGRDVVGGAGTGSKDGLLARFRDGVNPNGRSVRADRAVAVYDWR comes from the coding sequence GAGCTGGCCGGCTGTCTGGACGCACTCGCCGAGCAGGTGCCCGACGCCGAGGTCATCGTCGTCAACGGGCCCTCTGCCGATGGCACGACCGGGATGGTCCGTGACCGGTCGGACGTCGACGTACTGGTCGAAATCGCGGACCGGTCTGTCACCGTCGCCCGCAACGCCGGCCTCGACCGGGCGACGGGTGACGTCGTGGCGCTGGTGAGTCACACCCTCTCCGTCGAGGATGGGTGGGGCGAGGCCGTTCGGGCGGGCATCGAGGCCCACGCGGCGGTGACGGGGCCCACCCACGAGCAACTCACAGCGGGTATGACGACCGAGTCCAAGGAGTCACGGACCATCGCCGGACGAGCGGTCACCTACTTCAACGCCGGGAACGTCGCCTTCCGCCGCGAGGCCCTCGACGCGCTCGATGGCTTCGACGAGTATCTCCAGATAGGGAGTTCCCGCGACGTGGCCCACCGCCTGGCCGAGCGAGAGTACACGGTGGGCTGGGACAGCGGGATGTGCGTGCGCCGGGAGTTCGAGGCCGACGGTGGCATCCGCGAACGGAACTGGCACTGGAAGTACCGGTCGCTTTCCTACCGGCTGGTGAAAAACTACGGCGTCCGGCCGACGGTGGCGCGACGGATACTGAGCCACGCCGGCAGCGACGCCGTCCAGGCACTGAAAGGCGTCGCAAAGGGGAACACGGCCCCGTCGCAGTGGTTCTCGACCGGCCGGGATGTCGTCGGGGGCGCAGGGACCGGCAGCAAGGACGGTCTTCTCGCGCGGTTCCGGGATGGTGTGAATCCAAACGGCCGCTCCGTGCGTGCCGACCGGGCCGTCGCAGTGTACGACTGGCGCTAG